In the genome of Raphanus sativus cultivar WK10039 chromosome 4, ASM80110v3, whole genome shotgun sequence, one region contains:
- the LOC108854120 gene encoding uncharacterized protein LOC108854120, producing MDSIEAPSFSLGFDLDAASDPKPGLTGDEEPGLTVSDSDLELGPGSSSPALKRLRRGFSDINKCSAEDDGTEDRDDDDDDIEEFSSPEDAPASTRSHFSSCSSRVSLRGSGVFTNQPFSISRSLEKRKRLDDVPVSTGSGITSVAPLFQSSNTSPLRRFQLLESDSEDDHPSKRSRDSCRVTETNDSSSKRKEPGSLPCTGDLLKDFPPVGVTKTQTPAQRRFQLLDSDSEDDHPSTRSRDLSGVTNTSDPSSKRKEPGNMPTRSPLRRLQLLDSDSEDDCPSTRRDLSRVTKTNNSCSKVQPSVANKPKRKEPRDLWKDFSPAAVSKIQTPALDDVCQDYFSSIKKSTSSTAQKQSSAVASSSNSGLFQQNEHFLDSSNPTPPSHRFFLHSDPRIQNLARKRLPNFFPLGILNDRENRREECLIDYMNQFGSNGSSKTGVSSSKRCRGGQTKSKVSNSKARSAVPKDAGKRRVSANTGSAGHWFTSAEGRKVYISKGGQEFSGQSAYRCYKKETGGGFNKSKKKRQPKKKAKK from the exons atggATTCGATTGAAGCACCCTCCTTTTCGCTAGGGTTCGACCTCGATGCCGCATCGGATCCCAAGCCTGGTTTAACCGGAGACGAGGAGCCGGGACTTACGGTCTCAGATTCCGATCTGGAGCTTGGACCTGGTAGTTCAAGCCCGGCTCTCAAGCGGTTGCGACGCGGATTCAGTGATATCAACAAGTGTTCTGCGGAAGATGATGGCACGGAGGATCGGgatgatgacgacgacgacATCGAGGAGTTCTCTTCTCCAGAAG ATGCACCTGCATCAACAAGAAGTCATTTCTCTAGTTGCAGTTCAAGGGTCTCACTTCGTGGTTCTGGGGTTTTTACTAACCAGCCGTTTTCTATCTCTCGGAGCCTGGAAAAGAGAAAGCGGTTGGATGATGTTCCTGTATCTACTGGCTCTGGGATTACTTCTGTTGCACCACTGTTTCAGAGTTCAAATACTAGTCCTCTGCGAAGGTTCCAGCTACTGGAATCAGATTCTGAAGATGACCACCCATCCAAACGCAGCAGAGATTCGTGCCGAGTAACCGAAACTAATGATTCATCTTCTAAGAGAAAGGAGCCTGGATCTCTGCCATGTACTGGAGATCTGTTGAAAGATTTTCCTCCGGTTGGAGTTACAAAGACTCAAACACCAGCTCAGCGAAGGTTCCAGCTACTAGATTCTGATTCTGAAGACGACCACCCATCCACTCGCAGCAGAGATTTAAGCGGAGTAACTAATACCAGTGATCCATCCTCAAAGAGAAAGGAACCTGGAAATATGCCAACTCGTAGTCCTCTACGAAGGTTGCAGCTACTAGATTCAGATTCTGAAGATGACTGCCCATCCACCAGAAGGGATTTAAGCCGAGtaactaaaacaaataattcaTGCTCAAAGGTTCAACCATCTGTTGCAAATAAACCAAAGAGAAAGGAACCTAGAGATTTGTGGAAAGATTTTTCCCCAGCGGCAGTTTCCAAGATTCAGACACCAGCTCTGGATGATGTTTGTCAAGACTATTTTAGCTCGATCAAGAAAAGCACTAGTAGCACAGCTCAGAAACAAAGCAGTGCTGTGGCAAGTAGTAGCAATAGTGGATTGTTTCAGCAAAATGAGCATTTCCTGGATTCTTCCAACCCTACTCCTCCATCTCATCGTTTCTTCTTGCACAGTGATCCAAGGATCCAGAATTTAGCCCGGAAGCGGTTACCAAACTTCTTTCCTCTGGGGATTTTAAATGATCGAGAGAACCGGCGAGAGGAGTGCCTTATTGATTATAT GAACCAATTTGGCAGCAACGGGAGTTCTAAAACCGGAGTTTCTAGCAGTAAAAGGTGCAGAGGTGGGCAAACAAAGTCAAAGGTCTCGAACTCCAAAGCGAGATCTGCAGTTCCAAAGGATGCTGGCAAAAGACGTGTATCAGCTAACACTGGTAGTGCAGGTCACTGGTTTACATCCGCAGAAGGAAGGAAG GTCTATATCTCTAAAGGTGGACAGGAGTTCTCAGGTCAAAGCGCATATAGATGCTACAAAAAG GAGACTGGAGGCGGATTTAACAAGTCCAAAAAGAAACGACAGCCAAAGAAGAAGGCGAAGAAGTGA